Proteins from a single region of Paenibacillus sp. BIHB 4019:
- the argR gene encoding transcriptional regulator ArgR, which translates to MKGIRQFKIKEIITNQVVETQEELVEALRNTGLQVTQATVSRDIKELMLIKVPAEDGRYRYSLPQEKQRINPIHKLKRALLDHFVNIDFTDNLVVMKCLPGTANTICALLDNMEWQEVMGTICGDDTILIICRTKAQSNEVVERLLELLN; encoded by the coding sequence ATGAAAGGGATACGTCAATTTAAAATCAAGGAAATAATTACGAATCAGGTTGTGGAGACGCAGGAGGAGTTAGTTGAAGCGCTTCGCAATACCGGATTGCAGGTAACGCAAGCTACAGTATCACGTGATATTAAAGAGCTAATGCTCATTAAAGTTCCAGCAGAGGATGGCCGATACAGATATTCGTTGCCGCAGGAGAAACAACGGATCAATCCGATTCACAAGCTCAAGCGGGCACTGCTCGATCACTTCGTGAACATCGATTTCACAGACAATCTTGTCGTAATGAAGTGTTTGCCGGGCACAGCCAATACGATCTGCGCGCTGCTGGACAATATGGAGTGGCAGGAAGTAATGGGAACCATTTGCGGAGATGATACGATTTTGATCATTTGCCGCACGAAGGCTCAAAGCAATGAGGTTGTAGAAAGGTTGCTGGAGCTGTTGAACTAA
- the recN gene encoding DNA repair protein RecN → MLRELSIRNLAVVEQVTVSFHHGFHVLTGETGAGKSIIIDALSLIVGGRGSADMVRYGCQKAEMDAMFDLPRMHPVWHVLERLGVEASHDEMLVIRRELTSQGKSSSRVNGQLVTMTMLREIGECLVNIHGQHEHQSLLRTERHLEWLDMFAGDLLIERKQTYKAVYKELQQARAALRELEDSARHNVQMLDLYRFQIEEISNAQLKVGEDESLAEEKRKLQFASKRMDNVTEAYSSLYGDAGLDALNKAIIKLSDIQTYDPAIVGPLLEQLQSAYYQAEDAAFQLRDYRDTIESDPEQLATIEDRLDLIHGLKRKYGESIEDILVYYKSIVVERDKIENRDDYLEKLRNSEATLYKSALELAEELSKLRNHASTRLAESIERELRQLQMPNTIFSVQMDRIKQHDQKEAAVVLNSNGCDEAVFMLAPNPGEPLKPLNKIASGGEMSRVMLALKAIFAEHDQIPVLVFDEVDTGVSGRAAQSIAEKLSQLSRRCQIFSITHLPQVACMADHHYEIRKQVVNQRTATSIKEIMSNTRIEELARMLGGVEVTEKTRHHAQEMLDLALRQKGA, encoded by the coding sequence ATGTTGCGAGAGCTGTCCATTCGAAATTTAGCTGTAGTTGAGCAGGTGACGGTTTCGTTCCACCATGGCTTTCATGTTTTGACGGGGGAGACGGGAGCGGGTAAATCCATCATTATTGACGCGCTTAGCTTAATTGTTGGAGGACGGGGCTCCGCAGATATGGTCAGGTATGGCTGTCAGAAGGCGGAAATGGATGCGATGTTTGATTTGCCGCGGATGCATCCCGTATGGCATGTGCTGGAGAGACTAGGGGTAGAGGCATCACATGACGAGATGCTCGTCATTCGTCGTGAGCTCACTTCCCAAGGCAAAAGCAGCAGCCGAGTGAATGGACAGCTGGTTACTATGACGATGCTTCGTGAAATTGGAGAATGCTTAGTTAATATTCATGGTCAGCATGAGCATCAATCTTTACTGCGTACAGAGAGGCATTTGGAATGGCTTGACATGTTCGCAGGTGACCTGCTCATTGAGCGCAAGCAGACTTATAAAGCGGTATATAAGGAGCTGCAGCAGGCAAGAGCGGCGCTGCGCGAGCTTGAAGATTCAGCACGGCATAATGTGCAAATGCTGGACTTGTACCGTTTTCAAATCGAAGAAATTTCAAATGCCCAGCTGAAGGTTGGAGAAGATGAAAGCTTGGCTGAAGAGAAACGCAAGCTGCAATTCGCCAGCAAACGGATGGACAATGTAACCGAAGCCTATTCTTCATTGTATGGCGATGCTGGCTTGGATGCTTTAAACAAAGCGATTATTAAGCTTTCGGATATTCAGACGTATGATCCCGCTATTGTCGGGCCATTGCTGGAACAGCTCCAATCGGCCTATTATCAAGCCGAGGATGCCGCTTTTCAACTTAGAGATTACAGAGATACCATTGAATCAGATCCGGAGCAGCTTGCGACTATCGAAGATCGTCTCGATCTCATTCATGGTTTGAAACGCAAATATGGCGAGAGCATTGAGGATATTCTCGTTTATTATAAAAGCATTGTCGTGGAACGCGACAAGATCGAAAACCGCGACGACTATTTAGAAAAACTGCGTAATAGCGAAGCAACATTGTATAAATCAGCACTTGAACTTGCTGAGGAGCTTTCGAAGCTGCGCAATCATGCATCTACACGTTTGGCTGAGTCCATTGAGCGCGAGCTTCGTCAACTGCAAATGCCTAACACGATTTTTTCTGTACAAATGGACAGAATCAAGCAGCACGATCAAAAGGAAGCCGCTGTTGTGCTTAATAGCAATGGCTGTGACGAAGCGGTGTTTATGCTGGCTCCGAACCCTGGGGAGCCGCTTAAGCCATTGAATAAAATCGCATCAGGCGGCGAGATGTCGCGCGTTATGCTGGCTCTGAAAGCGATATTTGCTGAGCATGACCAAATTCCAGTACTCGTATTTGACGAGGTGGATACAGGGGTTAGCGGACGTGCAGCTCAATCGATTGCGGAGAAGCTTTCCCAACTATCGCGTCGCTGCCAAATTTTTTCGATCACGCATTTACCGCAAGTTGCTTGTATGGCTGATCACCATTATGAAATTCGCAAGCAAGTCGTTAATCAACGTACAGCGACCTCCATTAAAGAAATTATGAGCAATACCCGAATTGAGGAGCTAGCCCGCATGTTGGGCGGGGTTGAAGTGACCGAGAAGACGAGACATCATGCACAAGAAATGCTTGATTTGGCATTGCGGCAGAAAGGAGCCTAA
- the spoIVB gene encoding SpoIVB peptidase gives MNSSKRKRWFGLVLVILICMVGFSTPFQHLASIPNELRLFTGQSKRLQYGVPVHAQVTVDPRMLQVNGSSTRSLSVNLNEPLSLHSQQSGETRMKVKLFGKIPFKTVKVNVVPDLKVIPGGQTIGVKVKSAGILVVGHHQVTSQNGSKQSPGELAGLRLGDLIVKINGQKVSEVRKVAELVDHAGNNRKALDIVYKRGGHLGKTVLNPSYDAEDRTWRLGLYIRDSAAGVGTLTFYAPDQGVYGALGHVITDMDTQTAIEVGDGQILQSSVTSINKSQNGEPGEKRAHFVKESKVLGNVERNTPFGIFGKMNENPTHSYNSSAMPVAFAEEVAEGPAQIYTVVNGQKVEKFDIEIAHVMKQNSPATKGMVIKITDKRLLDKTGGIVQGMSGSPIIQNGKLVGAVTHVFVNDPTSGYGCFIEWMLQDAGVLLKSTLQQGSQTAA, from the coding sequence TTGAACTCCAGCAAGAGGAAGAGATGGTTCGGTCTGGTTCTCGTGATTTTGATTTGCATGGTAGGCTTCTCCACACCGTTTCAGCACTTAGCCTCAATCCCGAATGAACTGCGTTTGTTCACTGGCCAATCGAAACGATTACAATATGGAGTTCCTGTTCATGCTCAAGTTACGGTGGACCCGCGTATGCTTCAAGTGAATGGCTCATCGACCCGGTCTTTATCAGTCAATTTGAACGAACCGCTATCCTTACATTCGCAGCAAAGCGGCGAGACGAGGATGAAAGTGAAATTATTCGGTAAAATTCCTTTCAAGACGGTGAAAGTCAACGTTGTTCCTGATTTAAAGGTCATTCCCGGTGGTCAAACCATTGGGGTCAAGGTGAAGTCAGCCGGAATTTTAGTCGTCGGTCATCATCAAGTGACTAGTCAGAATGGCAGTAAGCAATCTCCAGGTGAACTCGCAGGATTGCGTCTAGGCGATTTAATCGTCAAGATTAATGGCCAGAAGGTTTCCGAAGTTAGGAAAGTTGCAGAGCTCGTTGATCATGCAGGCAACAATAGGAAAGCGCTTGATATTGTATATAAGCGTGGCGGCCATTTAGGTAAAACCGTTTTGAATCCTTCTTATGATGCTGAGGATCGAACGTGGCGGCTAGGGCTTTATATTCGCGACTCTGCTGCCGGTGTAGGCACGCTGACGTTTTATGCCCCTGATCAGGGCGTTTACGGCGCGCTTGGACATGTCATAACAGATATGGACACGCAAACAGCTATTGAAGTTGGTGATGGCCAAATTCTTCAATCCAGCGTAACGTCAATTAATAAAAGCCAAAATGGCGAGCCAGGCGAAAAAAGGGCCCATTTTGTGAAGGAAAGTAAAGTGCTGGGCAATGTGGAACGAAACACTCCATTTGGTATTTTTGGCAAAATGAATGAAAATCCTACCCACAGCTATAACAGCAGTGCTATGCCGGTTGCTTTTGCTGAGGAGGTAGCTGAAGGCCCTGCTCAAATTTATACCGTAGTAAATGGTCAAAAGGTTGAGAAATTTGATATTGAAATTGCTCATGTTATGAAGCAGAACAGTCCGGCAACTAAAGGAATGGTTATCAAAATAACGGACAAGCGCCTGCTTGATAAAACAGGTGGCATTGTACAAGGTATGTCGGGCAGCCCCATCATTCAAAATGGCAAGCTGGTTGGAGCGGTGACCCATGTGTTCGTAAATGACCCTACATCGGGTTATGGATGTTTCATTGAATGGATGCTTCAAGATGCAGGGGTGTTATTAAAATCTACATTGCAGCAAGGCAGTCAAACAGCAGCATAA
- the spo0A gene encoding sporulation transcription factor Spo0A — translation MQKIDVLLADDNREFTNLLSEYISDQSDMNVSGVAYNGEEVLRHLEESRKIPDVLILDIIMPHLDGLGVLERLREMNISPMPKIIMLTAFGQENITQKAVQLGASYYILKPFDMDILANRIRQLFGNSSYSASSSYNSSSSTVKSNVVPLAKGKNLDANITSIIHEIGVPAHIKGYQYLREAITMVYNNIEILGAITKTLYPAIAEKFKTTPSRVERAIRHAIEVAWTRGNIDSISHLFGYTINISKSKPTNSEFIAMVADKLRIEHKVS, via the coding sequence TTGCAAAAAATTGATGTATTGTTGGCAGATGACAACAGAGAATTTACTAATTTGTTATCGGAATACATATCCGATCAAAGTGATATGAATGTGAGCGGTGTAGCGTATAACGGTGAAGAAGTGCTGAGGCACTTGGAAGAATCCCGTAAAATACCGGATGTACTCATTCTTGATATTATTATGCCTCATTTGGACGGACTAGGCGTTTTGGAGCGTTTGCGGGAAATGAACATCTCGCCAATGCCTAAAATCATTATGTTGACCGCCTTCGGTCAAGAAAATATTACACAAAAAGCAGTTCAATTGGGTGCTTCTTATTATATTCTTAAGCCATTTGATATGGATATTTTGGCTAACCGGATTCGCCAGCTGTTCGGGAATTCTTCGTACTCGGCATCATCTTCTTACAATTCGAGTTCATCAACAGTAAAATCGAATGTTGTTCCGCTTGCCAAGGGCAAAAATCTAGATGCCAATATTACAAGCATCATTCATGAAATTGGTGTGCCTGCTCATATTAAAGGCTACCAGTATTTGCGCGAAGCCATCACAATGGTGTATAACAATATCGAAATTTTGGGTGCGATTACAAAAACGTTATATCCAGCAATCGCCGAAAAATTCAAAACGACACCATCCCGCGTCGAACGGGCAATTCGCCATGCTATTGAAGTCGCCTGGACGCGTGGCAACATCGACAGCATCAGCCACCTATTTGGCTATACCATCAATATCAGCAAGTCCAAGCCGACCAATAGCGAATTTATCGCGATGGTTGCAGACAAGCTGCGGATTGAGCATAAGGTTAGCTGA
- a CDS encoding tyrosine-type recombinase/integrase, whose protein sequence is MTNMEFHIDNFMLYCSSKNLSRKTLASYEQTLKLFTLFLKQSFDIEDVKKVQSGHIRQYIKYLRERGKYTVVNKEESKNINHPDNRSDYKKDISTTTIANYVRNIKVFFNYLYHAEREIPKNPVDSIKNLKPERKMKKILTPDEIKRVLKQFDSSTFHGYRNYIITKLLLDTGMRIGECLSLFPEHFDFAHKSILITNPKNKQERYVYFSFKLANDMKQWMKYKDRYSESPFLFPTTRGTQLEVRNYERALRQAGEQVGVSIHPHQLRNNFAKYYILNNGDWFSLCRILGHSSVEVTQKAYLDFTDEEIGRKYQKHSPLAFLEV, encoded by the coding sequence ATGACAAACATGGAATTTCACATCGACAATTTTATGCTTTATTGCAGTTCGAAGAATCTTTCCCGTAAAACGTTGGCATCTTATGAACAAACCCTTAAGCTGTTTACGTTGTTCTTGAAGCAGAGCTTTGATATTGAAGATGTGAAGAAAGTTCAATCAGGACATATTCGCCAATACATCAAGTATTTGCGGGAGCGGGGAAAATACACAGTTGTCAATAAAGAAGAAAGCAAGAACATCAACCATCCTGACAACAGGAGCGATTATAAGAAAGACATATCGACGACAACCATTGCTAACTACGTCCGAAACATAAAAGTGTTCTTCAACTATCTATATCATGCTGAGAGGGAAATTCCCAAAAATCCCGTAGACAGCATTAAAAACCTGAAGCCTGAAAGGAAGATGAAGAAGATTCTGACTCCTGATGAAATCAAGCGGGTATTGAAACAGTTTGATTCATCAACCTTCCACGGTTACAGGAACTACATTATTACGAAGCTGTTGCTGGATACGGGAATGCGTATTGGTGAATGCCTTTCACTATTCCCAGAACATTTCGATTTCGCTCATAAGAGCATATTAATCACGAACCCAAAGAATAAGCAGGAACGGTATGTATATTTCTCATTCAAACTGGCTAATGACATGAAGCAATGGATGAAGTACAAAGATAGATATTCAGAAAGCCCATTCTTGTTTCCAACGACCAGAGGAACGCAGCTTGAAGTCCGCAATTATGAGAGAGCATTGCGTCAGGCAGGAGAACAGGTAGGGGTGTCCATCCATCCTCACCAACTGAGGAATAACTTCGCTAAGTACTACATTCTGAATAACGGTGATTGGTTTAGTCTGTGCCGCATTCTCGGACATTCATCAGTTGAGGTAACTCAGAAGGCTTATTTGGACTTTACAGATGAAGAAATCGGGCGAAAGTATCAGAAACATAGTCCACTTGCATTCTTGGAGGTCTAA